Genomic DNA from Roseiconus lacunae:
ACATTGTGACGAGTCGTCGCTATCCGCTTCGCGGGCGGCGGCGACTCCGTTTCCCCAAACGTCGAAAGAACCTCAAACACCAGAAACGAACCAAGCATGAAAGTCCTACTGATTTCAAATGACGCCGGTGGATTCGCAGAACATGTCGAATTGACCGAAGGAATGACCGTCCAACAGCTATTCGAAAAGCAAATCGGTCCGCTGAAGGCTGGCAACTATTTGATTCGTGTCAACCGTCAGCCAGCAGCTGCTGATCAGCTGCTTTGCGACGGCGATCGGATCAGCTTCACACCGTTGAAGATCGAAGGTGCTAACTGATGGCTGACGCGAAACGTCGAATGCGGCAGCAGTACGCTGCCGCGGTCGAGATCGCCTCGGCGCTACCAAATCCGGTCGGCGTTCAGGCCGACCTCGCGTCTTTGGAAGATGCCTTCAAATCCTGCCAACGTTGGTATAGTCGATGGAAGAAAGCTCACACTCGTGATTGGCACGCGGCAAAAAGCGATGCTGCCGGACGACTGTGCAGCGCGGTTGATTTGTTGCGTCAGCGGGCAGAGATTGTTTTGGCTGGCGTACGTCAACCGAATAGCGAGTCTGTGTCGATCTCCACGGGGGATCTGTATCGAGAAATCGAGTCGTTGTGTAGCGAGTTTGATTCGGTCGTGATCGAACGATCCATGAAACAGCTTCGCGTCCGTACTGATGAGATCGTTTTGGAAGGCGTCTATCTAGGACAATTCGACATTGTCCTCCGCTGGGCTCGGATTGACGAATCCCATCCCTACGACGTCATTGCAATCGACTCGGGATACGAAACGCGAGACGGTACGCCCCATCCCCATGTACAGGGCGACCGGCTTTGCGAAGGAGACGGTGCAACGGTGATCAAGCGAGCTCTCCGGGAAGGTCGTCTATTCGACTTCTTCACCGTCGTTGACCGGATCTTGAAAACCTACAACCCGCAAAGTGCCTACGTTTCACTCGACGACTGGGATGGAGTGAACTGTCGCGCGTGCGGAGATACCGTCGATTCCGACGATCTGAATCGCTGCTCAAAATGTGAAACGGAGCTCTGTTGTGACTGCAGCACCCGCTGTGAGTCGTGTTCCGATCGCTATTGCAATGACTGCAATGGTTCATGTGCCGGCTGTGACGCCGATTGCTGCCAGTATTGCCAAACGCTGTGTGAAGAGTGTGATGACCATTTTTGTGACTCTTGCCTAACCGAAGGACTTTGTGATGATTGCATCGATCGACAAAAACAAACGCCGGAAGCGGAAACAATCGAGCAAACGCAGCCGGCATGTGCTTAGGTTCACTCCCTATGCAATGGCTAAACTGCTGTTTCTGCGAGATATTGGCCCAACAGAAGTTGGCGGATTTGGAATCTCCAACGCCGATGACCTTTTACTGGTCGAGGACGTCCAGCTGGTCCAACAAGTCTGTTCCGCTGTCTCCGTCGAATTCGATGACGACAGTGTTGCTGACTACTTCGACGAGCAAGTTGACTGTGGTCGACTGCCGGAGCAATTTGCTCGGATCTGGATTCACACCCATCCAGGCAAGTCGCCGTCACCGAGCGGCACCGATGAAGAGACATTTGATCGTTGCTTCGGAGGCAGCGATTGGTGCGTGATGTACATACTAGCTCAGGGAGGAAACAGCTATGCCAGGGCCCGTTTCAACGTCGGTCCAAGTTTCGATCGACGTCTCCGTTGTCGCACGCAGCTTGACTGTGAGTTTCCATCATCGGATCAGGAGGCGTGGTTTTTGGAGTATTGCGAAAATGTTTCGATTCACGATCCATTTCTATCGCAGAACCCGCCAGTTACCCAATCGATCGACGTCGACTGGTGGCGACCGTCAACGGTCACGTTCGAACGATGGACCGATGAGCATTCGGAGGTCGGTTGATGAACCCTTCGCTCGATCGTTTTTCTCGTCAAGCAGGAATCGTCCCGGTCGACCGACTAGGGAGCGCAAACGCGACAGTGATCGGTGTCGGTGCCATTGGTCGGCAAGTCGCCATCCAGCTTGCTGCGATCGGAATCCAAAAGATCCAGCTGATCGATTTCGATGACGTCGATTTATCCAACACCACAACCCAAGGTTATCGCCATCGGGAGATCGGTCTGGCAAAAACCCAGGCTTGTGCGATCGCGATCGCGGAGCTTGATCCAACGATCGACATCACTTTGCTTCAAGATCGCTTTCGTCCACGGCATGACATCGGCAACTCAGTCTTTTGCTGCGTCGACTCCATTTCCGCACGTACCGCGATTTGGAACTCGCTGGAAGGCAAAGTGGATTTTTGGGCCGACGGGCGTATGCTTGGTGAAGTCATTCGAGTGTTTGCGGTAGCTGGTCATGACGGATCGTTGTATCGCTCTACACTGTTTTCCCAGTCGGAAGCACATCCGGGCACCTGCACTTCGCGGAGTACGATCTACGCGGCCAGCATCGCTGCCGCCCTGATGGTTCACCAGTTTACGCGATGGCTACGTGACATCGCCGTGGATACGGAAACGAGTTTGAACTTGCTCTCGGGAGATTGGCTGGTAAACGACGCTCGGTGACGGCGTTTTTTTCGGTTGCCCGAAAACCTCGACGAAAGCTCTAAGATGTGACTGAATGTTATTCGTCTGATGGCTGCTCCGCCCACCCAGGCGGAGCAGCCATCCATTTTTTTAGCTATTCTGCGCCGAGCCAAAGAACTACCCGTTGCCTCAATCGGATAAAACGCTTCCGATCACACCCACCTGAACGACTGTCCTATCTAATGTTCACCACAAATTCGCCACTTCGCGAGAGACAAACACCATCCTTGACGATGAAGCACTCGGCCCAGTGCATACCCGTATACTTCGTGGACTCTTCTCTGGTCCTTCCTGAACGCTTTCCATCGTAGAAACCGCCTCGAAGGTCATTCGCGTTGGTTGCTTCTTGGCCACTATTCACGATCTGCCAATGAACGCTGTATGGTTTGGGAACATCGGTGATCGCTTCAAAAACCAAGCCCGCATTCTTCGGCAACACTGCACTGTTGCTCCTAAATAAGGTCGGACGAAATCCATTTCGCATGTATTTGGCTTTAATTCGAGTCTGGTATCTTGTCGGTGAAATATGCCAACGAGGTTGCTCGCGGTGCGCTACGTCGAAACGCAAATACTTTCCTAGAGTTCGACCAAATGCGGATTCAACAAGGGTGTTGTTGGCAACCAGCTGTGACGCATACACATCTGCAACGCGAATTCCAATGTCGCTACCGAAAGATTCGACAAGCGTTCGCTCGAGTTCTTTGGACGTCGATGCGTTCAGGATTTGGTCAATGTCCTCTTGAAGCCATCCAATCCACTGGAAAAAAGCGTCTGCCTTCTCGCTACCTTCGTCATTCCATCGGTCAGCGAAATTTTCGTTTGGATTCACGGGATTCCGAATGACCCATTTGTCGTTTTCGCACTGGATCAATCCGGTCTCTTGGTATCGTTGGATCCGATCAATTAGGTTGGCCAACGCTGAGTACACATCTGGCTCACCTTGATACGCCAGCGCAGCCAGCGTATTGATGATGATGGAGATTGGACGATCCTCACAGTTTTTCAAACTGTTGAATCGGACGTCGCGGTGGCGTTTCAAGACCTGGATCGCCCGCTGCAGGGGCGTTCTCACCAGCTGATCTGGTACATCATCAACACTCGCGAATATCTCCATGTTTTCTAGATAGATTTCACGTTTACGCAAAGGCGAAAGTTCTTCGAAAACAGCCTGCTGTCGCTCCCCAAACCAATCCGCATATCCCGCTGGATTCGTAAAGCCCCACGAGTAGACGCGGCCTTCCTTGTTAAGGTCGGTTAGAGCAACCGATTGAACCGCATGGCGTTCCTCCACGTCGGAAAACCGCTGCGGATCCGGGATACACGGAAGTATGTCTATGTGAAAGCCAGCTCCATCGTGTTCTGCGTAGTTTAACGTCCAGCAGCGGCGCCCTTCCTCATCGAGCATTTCTGAATATGTGCCGTGCTCTTTTAATCGGTTGCCTACCAGATGACGAATCGTCTTCGCAGTGGTGGTTTGCTTGGGGTATGGCAGCACACATGCGAGATCGATGTCGTAGTTGGTTTCTTTGCCATCGCGAATTGGGCGAACAACTGTGCCCAAACGAAATGAACCCTGCGGATAGATAGAAGGCTCACCGTGCGCACCTGGGTAGTGCCCATCATTCAGCCACCGCCCCACCGAAGTATATCGCTCCACAGCTTGCTTGTACTTACTTGGAGGAATGTCAAGTTCTTCAGCAAGCTGCCGAAGGATCGAGTTCACGATCAGGGTTCGGTTGTCGATGACTGAGTGATGCATGGCTAGACTTGGGAAATGGTTATCGTTGGTATGAATCCACCGCTCTTGCGATTTTGGTCGTACACGCGGAAAGGAAGATCTGCTTTCGGCATCCAAGTTCGACCGAGCTCGACCGCAGCGGCAACCGGAATTGAAGGAAAAACTGACAACTCACACGATTCGCCATGCCGAAGCTTGATTTGATCAAATAGCTTCCTCATGGTTTCGCGGAAAAGTTGCAACTGAGCGCTGCTCTTGAGAAAATCGTTTCCAGGTTCGGTTGGAGTGACGGTATAGATACAGCAGTTGTCGCCTAACACGGACCGTACACGTTCATTTGTGACATTTGCACTCAACGCAAGATTGATTGCGACGGCAGTCGCTGATTCATTACCATCTTGCAGCACCTTGAACTCGAACGGCTTGTTGTGTTCGAGCCAGCTCCAGGTTGAAGGCTCCCGGTGGAGTTGGAACACGTCAGCCATTGGGATGTCAGATAACAACCTTCCCAACTCAACCAACAAAGGAATGGGCGCCAATGCAAACACAGAAAGGTGCAGAGCATCAGCCGTCAAACGCGGTTTTACACGTTCGGCAAACTGACGCCGAAGATGTTCCACCTCCATTGTCCAATAGAGCTGTTCGTCATCACCGATTGAGGCGTTTCCAAGACTCAGCGATATTGGTTCGTGGCTCGCGGGATACCGCTCTGGAAGCAGGGCCAATTTTGCATTTTGAATCGTTAGCGGCGTCCCGTGTTCGCCGATCCTCGCACCGTACATAAGAACGTGTGAGCGGCGTTCTTGATCAATAGCCGTTACGAGCTCAATGCGGCTCTCGTGAGCTTGTTTCATTTTTTGCAAACGCGCAACTGTATGCCCCGCGACATCCACCTTGTCAATCAAGCGATGATGCGCATCGCAAAGAAGCATCAAGTTGGAAAGGTCCGCCTTGAGCTTCTCAGATAGTACTGAATCGCCGCGCGGCCCCGTGGGCTTATCAGCGATAATGTGCGCAATGTATGCCTGGTTGAACTCCGCCTTCGTTGCCTGATCGCGGAACAGCTCTCGATTGCAACCCTCGTATTGACAGCGACCGGCAGCTCTGCCCCAAAGGCAAAGCCTAATCGGTTCTGGAACGTTTGATACTGACATCTCGGTCTAGTGCTTCTTATCCTTCGGTGGGTTCGGATCGTTACCGTAACTATCGGAATCGCGAATCTGGCCGTTGGGGCGGTGAATCACGAGTTCCGTCTTGTGCGTTTGGGCGAGCTTTTTGCCGGCGTCAATCGCTTGTTGCTGAGTTGAGTGAACGGACGACGCCCGCTCAGCTCCCTCTCGCTTGACTGCCCAACCGTTTTGCCCGGGGACAACGTGGTAGTCCTTCTTGGTCATGGTTCTCTCCACAAGTGAATGGTTTCGCTTTAGCTACCCAACAAAGGCAGCCATAAAGGTTTGCCGCTTACGACGATTTCGCGGAACAGCCGCAATTTTGCCGACTAGATCAACGACTTCGGGCGCTGCCCGCATTGACAGACACTTGGCGATCGACGAAGACCTAGGTGGGTAAAGTTACTTTACCCGTAAAAAAAGTATACGCAGCAAAACGGAGCCCGCAACAGTGGTACAACCGGAAAAGTCAGAAATTCGCCATAGTGTCCAGCGCAGACTGGAATTCATTGAGTTTCGTTTGTTTTGGGAAGGACAAATCAATCGGTCGGATATCGTCGCGCAATTCGGAGTCTCTGTTCCGCAAGCATCGGGGGATTTGAAGCGGTACCAGGAATCCGCCCCTGATTTCATTCGTTACGACCGCCACTTGAAGACATACCGGCCCACTGAACGGTTCAAGCCGTTGCATCTGCGGCCTTCGGCTGACGCCTATTTATCACAGTTGCGTTTGCAAGAGTCTGGCTATGTTGCCGAGGGCGAAACGTGGGCTGAGCAAACGCCCGACTTCTCGGTCGTCCCGATCCTTCGTCGTCCCGTAGAACCGGAGATATTGCGAGCGGCAATTGGCGCGGCTCGTGACTCCCAAGCTTTGAAGGTTAAGTATCAGTCCGCTTACTCCAATTCAACGACGTGGCGTTGGATCGCCCCGCATGCGTTTGGATACGACGGATTCGGTTGGCACGCTCGGTCCTGGTGCCTTCGCAATAAATCGTTTCGAGATTTTGTTCTCACCCGAATCGTGGAGGTCGATGGCTCCAAGCCGGAGAAGATCAATCGAGCGCAAGACGTTGAGTGGAATCACTCCGTCACTCTCATTCTTGAACCGAACCCGAAGCTATCTCCAGGCGACAAGCGCGCCGTTGAACTCGACTACCGAATGGAAGATGGCAGGTGCAAGATCGAGACTCGGGTCTCTTTGCTCTACTACATGATGGGGCACTTGTGTTTGGCCCCGGAGCACGATGCGCTTGACCCAAAGGTTGCTCGACTCGTGTTGATAAACCGAGATGAGGTCGAACGAATTCAAAAAACGGTAAAGAGCCAAATTGCTTCGGAGGCGCAGGCGTGACTTTGCGAAACCTCAAACGGCGAAGAATCTGGCGTTCATTGCCCAAAATATTTGCCCGATCCATGTCGCGAGTGACCAAACGTGTCAATCGCATCCGCTACGCTCGGATGCTACCCCCCTCAGGGGAGCGGTTCTTTGGCAGCATTCCGGTATCGTATGTCCGTAGCTGGTTTTTAACTTGGGGCAATATATGGAACATGAGCGATACAAAGCACCCGGTATTCGGCAACTCTGGGCGGAATTGATCCTCCGGTGCGATAAGTGCGTGGAGCATCGCTCTCAGGCCAACAAGATTCGAGGGGCAATCTACATTTATGCCGCACAAGGGCGTCCAGACATTTCGGACGCCGAGATCCTAGACGCTGTTGGTCAACCATGGGATCAACTCGATAAGGGCGTCATCGCTGAAACGGTCGAGGTGGTTGGCTGTGATGAAACGGAGTCTGAATTTGAGTGGCAGTTGGCCAACCCTCAGCGACTTGAAACACCACCGAAACCCGATAATCAGCCGCAGCCCGTTTGGTTTAATCCATTCGATTCGATCGGGCTTGATGTCAGCAAGGATGACGAAAGCGTCGAGATCTCGCCGCCCCACGTCAGCAGCCCAATGTTGCAAGTGGGAGGGACGCGCAAGCTGTATCTCGCCCGAGAAACCAAAGACACCCACGACCGCGACAAACGCCGCGACACCGAGAACCACAAGATCGATTGCGGCCGCGCCCACTTCCGAGAACTCGGAGTTGATTACGAAGTGGCAACCAATATTCAAGAAGTGCTTACACCGCGAACCAAGTGAACCTACGAAGAACCGCTAATGTCATACTGGGTTTGGATCTGGACTTTGATAACCGGTTGACAACACGAATCCACAGCTAATCAAGAAATCTAGGATCAAGTGATGAGGCCACTCGTGAAATCCCCAGCTACAAGAAGAATGACAATTCACGATGAAATCCTCGCATGGTCGCTCGACCAACCGCTTTGGCAGCGCGATGCGTTACGTCGCATTGTCGAAAAAGGCAGCTTTGATGTCTCGGATACCGATGAGTTGACCGCGGCCTGTCGTGAGGCTTACGGGCTGAGCGAAGATTCCGCACCCAACTTATCACCGCTAGCGACCGAGCATATCCCTTCCCGGCAACAGTCCGGTCGAAAGATTACGCTGTGCTCGATCTCGGAAGCGGCGAACGTCAATGCATTGGATTCAAGTCAGGTACTATCGTTTGCTGCAACCGGCCTGACAGTGGTATTTGGTTACAACGGTTCGGGAAAGAGTGGATACGGGCGAATCCTGCGCCGTGCCTGCCGTGCCCGCAGTAAAGGTGACCCAATCCTGCCTAACGTCTTGGGTAAAGCGACGACTGACCCAGCCAGCGCTGTCATCACGACCGCGATTGATGATGCCGAGCAGCTGCCAGCACAATGGATCGACGGGCAACAATCGCCCGATGGTCTTGGATCAATCAGTTTCTTCGATTCGGATTGTGCATCGGTGCATGTACGAGATAAGAACGAGGTTGCTTTCACGCCATTCGGCCTAGAGATCTTGCCGACACTGGGTGACTTGTGCAAATCAGTTCAAGCAAAGCTCGGCGCGGAAAAGAGGACACTCGAAGGTGAAACACCTCCGTTTCTACGAAGCAGCTACGCGACCGGCAACACAAAGGTCGGCAAAACGCTTACCTCGCTCAAGGGTTCAGCGAAACCGGAAGACTTGGATACGCTGGCGTCTTTGGATGATGCCGAAGTGGAGCGACTGAAGGAGATACCTGCACAATTGGCGTCCGACCCGCAGAAAGCGGCGAAAGAGCTGCGGGTTCAGGCAGGCCGAATCACCACGCTCGGACGTTCGCTTGCTGCGGCCGAGAAGGCATTGTCTGACGAAGCACTTGAAGCAATCAAAGTACTTGCCAGTGACGCCGCCGCGAAAACGAAGGCCGCTCAAGTTGCTGCGGCGATGAACTTCAATGATGATCCACTGGACGGCATTGGGGAACCAGTATGGCGTGCTCTTTGGGAAGCGGCTCGTCGATACTCTACGGACGCAATTCCAGACACGGAATTCCCTGCTACAGACGCTGAAAATGCCGTCTGTGTTTTATGTCAACAACCGCTTGCTGAATACGCAAAAGATCGATTAGAGCGATTCGAAAAGTTCGTGCGTGACGATAGTGCCCAACAAGCAACCAAGGCAACTGCGGCTTTGACAACTGCTGTTACAGCTTTAGATCGGCTTGACCTTCAAGGCGAAGGTACCAGGGAACAAATGAAAGACGTAGAAGCATTAGACGCTAACGTCTTTCAGTCAGTTCGGGATCAGCTCGCAACGCTGTTGCGACGATTGCGTGCGGTTAAGCTGGCTTACGAATCAGGCAACTGGTCTTTCGAGACTCCGGAAGCGCTCAACGACGTTGGCGACCACTTGGTAGCCCTCATTAAGACCCTGGGCCTGCGTGCCGCAGAGATTGACAAATCAGCAGATGCGACAGAGCGAAAAAGGCTGACGGACGAACTTGCAGAGCTAAAAGCTCGCGAGTGGCTGGCAACCGTACTCGGCGACGTGAAGGAGCACGTGTCTCGGCTAGCCGACATCAGCAAGTTGAAAAAAGCAATCGCCGAGACCAGAACGAATGCAATTACGACCAAAAGCAAAGAACTGGCCAAGCTCTACGTGACCGATCAGCTTCGCAATGCGTTTGCAGATGAAATCAAGAAGATGCAACAAGGGGTGCGTCGACTAAACGTGGAACTTGTCGCAGCAGAAGGAAAGTACGGACGCACCTTTTATCGCGTCCAATTAGTTGGAGCCAGCAATGCTCAGGTGGTGACAATTGTTTCTGAAGGCGAGCATCGCTGCATTGCATTGGCTGGGTTCTTATCAGAGCTTGCAACCGAGACGACCAAGTCAACTGTGGTGTTTGATGACCCAGTTACGTCGCTCGACCACCACTGGCGTGGTTGCTTCGCGCAACGTTTGGTCGAGGAAGCTGCCGATCGACAGGCCATTGTCTTTACCCACGACATTGTGTTCCTGCATGATCTTTTGTCAGGTGCCGAACAACTGAAGGTGCCAATTGAACTCCGTCGCGTGCAATCGAATCGTAACAACAGCGGTTTCGTCGATGACAAATTACCGTGGATTGCTCAAAAAACCCTGCCACGAATAGATGAACTTGAGCATCGCGTCAGGGCGACACAAAATGACTACAACAACCAAAACGACGACGTTTACGAACGGGATATATTCGCGGTTTACGGCGACATTAGAGCAACAGTTGAACGAGCTATCGAAGAGCATTTCTTTCGAGGTGTCATTGTTCGTCATAAAGATTACATCAGCTTAAGCAATCTCAAGAAGGTTACAGCCATGACAACGACCCATTGCGAGCGTCTGCAGACGCTATTCAAACGCTGTTGTGATATCACCTCTGCTCACGATCGAGCTTCGCTCCGCAGTTTCGGTGTCCCAACTCCAGGCAACGCACTCGATGATCTGGATGAATTACGAAAACTGGTTGTCGAAATCAAAGCTGAACAGAAGCTTGTGGTTTGAGAAGCGGGATCTTCGCACAATAAGAATCCGCTCAGCATCGTGCGGTGTTTCGTTTTGCTGCTTCGACTTTAGAGACGGGTCTTTTTGGTTGTAATGTATACCGCCATATGTTTGGCTTTTTCGAGTATTCGATTAGTGGTTTCTATTCCTTCAATGTTAGTATACAGTTTAAGTGCGATTTAACTTAACGCGACTCATGATTCGGCTTACTCCTGGTCCGCTTCGGCCGACCTTTGGGAAAGCGACGATTAACGAATTGCGCGGCGGTCCTGAGACGTTGCTTCGTTGGTTGGAATTGCAGCTTGGTTTGCCAGTCGTCGAAGCGCACCGGGGAAGTCACGTTACGGAGTATGCGACAGCTCTTGATGGGGTGGCCGACTCCGTTATCACTGCCAGTTTGCAGACTGATCGATGGGCGACTGCATCGGAATTATTGTCT
This window encodes:
- a CDS encoding WYL domain-containing protein; the protein is MVQPEKSEIRHSVQRRLEFIEFRLFWEGQINRSDIVAQFGVSVPQASGDLKRYQESAPDFIRYDRHLKTYRPTERFKPLHLRPSADAYLSQLRLQESGYVAEGETWAEQTPDFSVVPILRRPVEPEILRAAIGAARDSQALKVKYQSAYSNSTTWRWIAPHAFGYDGFGWHARSWCLRNKSFRDFVLTRIVEVDGSKPEKINRAQDVEWNHSVTLILEPNPKLSPGDKRAVELDYRMEDGRCKIETRVSLLYYMMGHLCLAPEHDALDPKVARLVLINRDEVERIQKTVKSQIASEAQA
- a CDS encoding AAA family ATPase, encoding MDTLASLDDAEVERLKEIPAQLASDPQKAAKELRVQAGRITTLGRSLAAAEKALSDEALEAIKVLASDAAAKTKAAQVAAAMNFNDDPLDGIGEPVWRALWEAARRYSTDAIPDTEFPATDAENAVCVLCQQPLAEYAKDRLERFEKFVRDDSAQQATKATAALTTAVTALDRLDLQGEGTREQMKDVEALDANVFQSVRDQLATLLRRLRAVKLAYESGNWSFETPEALNDVGDHLVALIKTLGLRAAEIDKSADATERKRLTDELAELKAREWLATVLGDVKEHVSRLADISKLKKAIAETRTNAITTKSKELAKLYVTDQLRNAFADEIKKMQQGVRRLNVELVAAEGKYGRTFYRVQLVGASNAQVVTIVSEGEHRCIALAGFLSELATETTKSTVVFDDPVTSLDHHWRGCFAQRLVEEAADRQAIVFTHDIVFLHDLLSGAEQLKVPIELRRVQSNRNNSGFVDDKLPWIAQKTLPRIDELEHRVRATQNDYNNQNDDVYERDIFAVYGDIRATVERAIEEHFFRGVIVRHKDYISLSNLKKVTAMTTTHCERLQTLFKRCCDITSAHDRASLRSFGVPTPGNALDDLDELRKLVVEIKAEQKLVV
- a CDS encoding nucleotidyltransferase, which encodes MHHSVIDNRTLIVNSILRQLAEELDIPPSKYKQAVERYTSVGRWLNDGHYPGAHGEPSIYPQGSFRLGTVVRPIRDGKETNYDIDLACVLPYPKQTTTAKTIRHLVGNRLKEHGTYSEMLDEEGRRCWTLNYAEHDGAGFHIDILPCIPDPQRFSDVEERHAVQSVALTDLNKEGRVYSWGFTNPAGYADWFGERQQAVFEELSPLRKREIYLENMEIFASVDDVPDQLVRTPLQRAIQVLKRHRDVRFNSLKNCEDRPISIIINTLAALAYQGEPDVYSALANLIDRIQRYQETGLIQCENDKWVIRNPVNPNENFADRWNDEGSEKADAFFQWIGWLQEDIDQILNASTSKELERTLVESFGSDIGIRVADVYASQLVANNTLVESAFGRTLGKYLRFDVAHREQPRWHISPTRYQTRIKAKYMRNGFRPTLFRSNSAVLPKNAGLVFEAITDVPKPYSVHWQIVNSGQEATNANDLRGGFYDGKRSGRTREESTKYTGMHWAECFIVKDGVCLSRSGEFVVNIR
- a CDS encoding restriction endonuclease, which produces MEHERYKAPGIRQLWAELILRCDKCVEHRSQANKIRGAIYIYAAQGRPDISDAEILDAVGQPWDQLDKGVIAETVEVVGCDETESEFEWQLANPQRLETPPKPDNQPQPVWFNPFDSIGLDVSKDDESVEISPPHVSSPMLQVGGTRKLYLARETKDTHDRDKRRDTENHKIDCGRAHFRELGVDYEVATNIQEVLTPRTK
- a CDS encoding HesA/MoeB/ThiF family protein, translating into MNPSLDRFSRQAGIVPVDRLGSANATVIGVGAIGRQVAIQLAAIGIQKIQLIDFDDVDLSNTTTQGYRHREIGLAKTQACAIAIAELDPTIDITLLQDRFRPRHDIGNSVFCCVDSISARTAIWNSLEGKVDFWADGRMLGEVIRVFAVAGHDGSLYRSTLFSQSEAHPGTCTSRSTIYAASIAAALMVHQFTRWLRDIAVDTETSLNLLSGDWLVNDAR
- a CDS encoding SAVED domain-containing protein; the encoded protein is MLLCDAHHRLIDKVDVAGHTVARLQKMKQAHESRIELVTAIDQERRSHVLMYGARIGEHGTPLTIQNAKLALLPERYPASHEPISLSLGNASIGDDEQLYWTMEVEHLRRQFAERVKPRLTADALHLSVFALAPIPLLVELGRLLSDIPMADVFQLHREPSTWSWLEHNKPFEFKVLQDGNESATAVAINLALSANVTNERVRSVLGDNCCIYTVTPTEPGNDFLKSSAQLQLFRETMRKLFDQIKLRHGESCELSVFPSIPVAAAVELGRTWMPKADLPFRVYDQNRKSGGFIPTITISQV
- a CDS encoding DUF2188 domain-containing protein gives rise to the protein MTKKDYHVVPGQNGWAVKREGAERASSVHSTQQQAIDAGKKLAQTHKTELVIHRPNGQIRDSDSYGNDPNPPKDKKH
- a CDS encoding MoaD/ThiS family protein, translating into MKVLLISNDAGGFAEHVELTEGMTVQQLFEKQIGPLKAGNYLIRVNRQPAAADQLLCDGDRISFTPLKIEGAN